One Mycolicibacterium sarraceniae genomic window carries:
- the tet(V) gene encoding tetracycline efflux MFS transporter Tet(V): protein MSTHYDIGEPVSTTGRWRVLAPFKYREFRLLIAAMSLFLFAEGMWTVVMALQVIALADDPAALSLVAACLAGGMLAFILVGGIVADRVPQRAVIIAVEAANVAATGAVAVLGLTGELRLWHMAVAATVLGIGAAFFFPAYNAYLPRILPAEHLLAANGVEGTVRPTLQQAIGPAAAGVLIGLSFPALGSVAVTVLMAVGLILLVAMRPGNGQHIVMTVEREKPHVLTDLRDGLRFVVHTPWLRWTLLFASTWVFLALGPIEVLLPFIARERFADGEQVYGLMLAAFGLGSAVGAVAVSSRPLPRRYLTVMMTMWGVGSVPFVIVGTTSSLPLMLAALFIIGLAEGAGVIWGTLLQRRVPAHLLGRVSSLDFFVSLAFMPVSMAVAGPLSKVVPVALIFAVVGIAPVLLAAVALVAARMPHDEIAHPLR, encoded by the coding sequence ATGAGCACGCACTACGACATTGGCGAGCCGGTGAGCACCACCGGCCGCTGGCGTGTGCTCGCGCCCTTCAAGTACCGCGAATTCCGTCTGCTCATCGCGGCGATGTCGCTGTTCCTGTTTGCCGAGGGCATGTGGACCGTCGTGATGGCCCTGCAAGTCATCGCGCTGGCCGATGATCCCGCCGCACTCTCGCTGGTCGCCGCGTGCCTAGCCGGCGGCATGCTGGCCTTCATCCTGGTCGGGGGCATCGTCGCCGACCGGGTACCGCAACGCGCCGTCATCATCGCCGTCGAGGCCGCCAACGTCGCGGCAACTGGCGCCGTAGCCGTCCTCGGCCTGACCGGCGAACTCAGGCTGTGGCATATGGCTGTTGCCGCAACGGTTCTCGGCATCGGCGCGGCATTCTTCTTCCCGGCCTACAACGCCTACCTGCCGCGCATCCTGCCCGCCGAGCACCTGCTGGCCGCCAACGGTGTCGAGGGCACAGTCCGCCCCACGTTGCAGCAAGCCATCGGTCCCGCCGCGGCGGGCGTCCTGATCGGACTGTCCTTCCCCGCGCTGGGTTCGGTGGCGGTGACCGTGCTGATGGCGGTAGGCCTGATCCTGTTGGTGGCGATGCGGCCGGGCAACGGGCAGCACATCGTGATGACCGTCGAGCGCGAGAAACCGCACGTGCTCACCGATCTGCGCGACGGCCTGCGCTTTGTGGTGCACACCCCGTGGCTGCGCTGGACGCTGCTGTTCGCTAGCACCTGGGTCTTTCTGGCGCTGGGCCCGATCGAAGTGCTGTTGCCGTTCATCGCCCGCGAGCGGTTCGCCGACGGTGAGCAGGTGTACGGGCTGATGCTCGCCGCGTTCGGACTGGGCAGCGCGGTGGGTGCGGTGGCCGTGTCCTCACGGCCACTACCGCGCCGCTACCTGACAGTGATGATGACGATGTGGGGCGTGGGCTCGGTGCCGTTCGTGATTGTCGGCACGACGTCCTCGCTGCCGCTGATGCTGGCCGCGCTATTCATCATCGGCCTCGCCGAAGGGGCCGGCGTGATCTGGGGGACGCTGCTGCAGCGCCGCGTACCCGCGCACCTGCTGGGCCGGGTGTCGAGCCTGGACTTCTTCGTCTCGCTCGCGTTCATGCCGGTGTCGATGGCGGTGGCCGGCCCACTGTCGAAGGTGGTCCCGGTGGCGCTCATCTTCGCCGTGGTTGGCATCGCGCCGGTGCTGCTGGCCGCGGTCGCGCTCGTCGCGGCGCGCATGCCCCACGACGAAATCGCCCACCCCCTGCGCTAG
- a CDS encoding enoyl-CoA hydratase has protein sequence MTTVDAYAGIPELTVSLDGGLLTATLNRPGSLNSLNAAMLRALADVLAHAADDPAVRVVRLGGAGRGFSSGAGISADDQSERRPDTPDEVLAEANRAVRAIVDLPKPVVAVVQGPTAGVGVSLALACDIVLASEKAFFLLAFTKIGLMPDGGASALVAASIGRARAMKMALLAERVSAAEAFDSGLVSAVYPADELEAGVAAVIDKLASGPAAALRKTKQAINAATLTELDAAIGRESEGQLILLGTKDFREGTKAFQEHRSPGFTDE, from the coding sequence ATGACTACCGTCGACGCTTACGCCGGCATCCCGGAATTGACCGTGTCGCTCGACGGCGGACTCCTGACGGCGACGCTGAATCGACCGGGCAGCCTGAACTCGCTGAACGCGGCGATGCTGCGCGCCCTGGCCGACGTCCTGGCGCACGCGGCCGACGACCCGGCCGTGCGGGTGGTGCGGCTCGGCGGCGCCGGGCGTGGATTCAGCTCGGGTGCGGGTATCAGCGCCGACGATCAGTCCGAGCGCCGGCCGGATACCCCCGATGAGGTACTGGCCGAGGCCAACCGCGCGGTGCGGGCGATTGTGGACCTGCCCAAGCCGGTGGTGGCCGTCGTGCAGGGCCCGACGGCCGGGGTCGGGGTGTCGCTGGCACTGGCCTGCGACATCGTATTGGCATCGGAGAAGGCATTTTTTCTATTGGCGTTCACCAAGATCGGGCTGATGCCCGACGGCGGGGCGTCGGCATTGGTGGCCGCGTCCATTGGCCGGGCCCGCGCGATGAAGATGGCACTTCTGGCCGAACGTGTTTCGGCCGCCGAGGCATTCGACAGCGGGCTGGTCAGTGCGGTGTATCCGGCCGACGAGCTGGAGGCCGGGGTGGCCGCGGTGATCGACAAGCTGGCCTCCGGTCCGGCGGCCGCGCTACGCAAGACCAAGCAGGCGATCAATGCGGCGACGCTGACCGAACTCGACGCCGCGATCGGCCGGGAGAGCGAAGGCCAGCTGATCCTGTTGGGCACCAAAGATTTTCGCGAGGGAACCAAGGCGTTCCAAGAGCACCGCTCCCCCGGCTTTACTGACGAATAG
- a CDS encoding CaiB/BaiF CoA transferase family protein, translated as MAGPLHGLRVVELAGIGPGPHAAMILGDLGADVVRVDRLGKGAGVPSNDYLLRNRRSVGANLKDPADRDMVLGLIAKADVLIEGFRPGVTERLGLGPDDCAKVNERLIYGRMTGWGQTGPRSQQAGHDINYISLNGLLHAVGRANERPVPPLNLVGDFGGGSMFLLVGILSALWERERSGKGQVVDAAMVDGSSVLAQMIWAFRHMGMWGDVRGTNMLDTGAPYYDTYECSDGRYVAVGAIEPQFYAELLEKLGLNAADLPDQNDIARWPELRAVLTQAFAAHDRDHWAAVFATSDACCTPVLSFAEVHAEAHNTERDTFYTEQGSTFPAPAPRFSRTVLDAPSAPGVPGADNEAVLGDWV; from the coding sequence ATGGCCGGACCATTGCACGGTTTGCGGGTTGTCGAGTTAGCCGGTATCGGCCCGGGTCCGCATGCCGCGATGATCCTCGGTGACCTCGGCGCCGACGTCGTCCGCGTCGATCGACTCGGCAAGGGCGCCGGCGTGCCCAGCAATGACTACCTGCTGCGCAACCGTCGCTCAGTGGGCGCCAACCTCAAAGACCCCGCCGATCGCGACATGGTGCTGGGCCTCATCGCCAAGGCCGACGTGCTCATCGAGGGCTTCCGGCCCGGTGTCACCGAGCGCCTCGGGCTGGGCCCGGACGACTGCGCCAAGGTCAACGAGCGGCTGATCTATGGCCGGATGACCGGCTGGGGTCAGACCGGCCCGCGCAGCCAGCAGGCCGGCCACGACATCAACTACATCTCGCTCAACGGTCTGCTGCATGCCGTCGGCCGCGCCAACGAGCGCCCTGTCCCGCCGCTGAACCTGGTCGGCGACTTCGGTGGCGGCTCGATGTTCCTGTTGGTCGGCATCCTGTCGGCGCTGTGGGAGCGCGAGCGCTCCGGCAAGGGCCAGGTGGTCGACGCCGCGATGGTCGATGGCTCCAGTGTGCTGGCCCAAATGATATGGGCGTTCCGCCACATGGGGATGTGGGGCGATGTGCGCGGCACCAACATGCTCGACACCGGCGCGCCCTATTACGACACCTACGAATGCTCCGACGGCCGCTATGTCGCGGTCGGTGCGATCGAACCGCAGTTCTATGCCGAGCTGCTGGAGAAGCTGGGCTTGAACGCCGCCGACCTGCCCGATCAGAACGACATCGCCCGCTGGCCGGAACTGCGAGCGGTGCTCACGCAGGCCTTTGCCGCGCACGACCGCGACCACTGGGCCGCGGTGTTCGCCACCAGCGACGCCTGCTGTACCCCGGTGCTCTCGTTCGCCGAAGTGCACGCCGAGGCGCACAACACCGAGCGGGATACGTTCTACACCGAGCAGGGCTCCACGTTCCCAGCGCCGGCCCCGCGGTTTTCCCGGACCGTGCTCGATGCGCCGAGCGCGCCGGGTGTTCCGGGAGCCGACAACGAAGCAGTGCTGGGCGACTGGGTATAG
- a CDS encoding 3-hydroxyacyl-CoA dehydrogenase: protein MEIKDAVAVVTGGASGLGLATAKRLLDRGASVVVIDLKGEEVVAELGPRARFAQANVTDPEQVSAALDLAEELGPLRINVNCAGIGNAVKTLGKDGPFPLDWFNAVVQVNLIGTFNVLRLSAERIAKTEPIGEERGVIINTASVAAFDGQIGQAAYSASKGGVVGMTLPIARDLARELIRVVTIAPGLFKTPLLGSLPEEAQASLGKQVPHPARLGDPDEYGALATHIVENPMLNGEVIRLDGAIRMAPR from the coding sequence GTGGAGATCAAGGACGCCGTAGCCGTCGTCACCGGTGGTGCCTCAGGTCTGGGCCTGGCCACTGCCAAGCGCCTGCTCGACCGCGGTGCATCGGTGGTGGTGATCGACCTCAAGGGTGAAGAGGTGGTGGCCGAACTCGGCCCGCGCGCCCGCTTCGCTCAGGCCAACGTCACCGACCCCGAGCAGGTGTCGGCCGCTCTCGACCTCGCCGAAGAGCTTGGGCCGCTGCGCATCAACGTCAACTGCGCCGGTATCGGCAACGCCGTCAAGACCCTCGGCAAGGACGGGCCGTTCCCGCTGGACTGGTTCAACGCCGTCGTCCAGGTCAACCTGATCGGCACCTTCAACGTGCTGCGGCTGTCCGCCGAGCGGATCGCCAAGACCGAGCCGATCGGCGAAGAGCGCGGCGTCATCATCAACACCGCATCGGTGGCCGCGTTCGATGGCCAGATCGGCCAAGCCGCGTACTCGGCATCCAAGGGCGGTGTCGTCGGCATGACCCTGCCGATCGCCCGCGACCTGGCCCGCGAGCTCATCCGTGTCGTCACCATCGCGCCGGGCCTGTTCAAGACGCCGCTGCTGGGCTCGCTGCCGGAAGAGGCGCAGGCCTCCCTCGGCAAGCAGGTACCGCACCCGGCCCGGCTCGGCGACCCCGACGAGTACGGCGCCCTGGCGACGCACATCGTCGAGAACCCGATGCTCAACGGCGAAGTGATCCGCCTGGATGGCGCGATCCGGATGGCTCCGCGGTGA
- a CDS encoding NAD(P)H-dependent flavin oxidoreductase: MTLMTKFTEVFGVEHPIAQGGMQWVGRAELVAAVANAGGLGFITALTQPTPADLSREIQKTRELTDKPFGVNLTILPAINPPPYDEYRQVIVNEGIKIVETAGSNPAPHLPMFHDNGIKVLHKCTSVRHAVKAQSLGVDGISIDGFECAGHPGEDDVPGLVLIPAAAKHIEIPMIASGGFGDARGLVAALALGADGINMGTRFMATVESCIHDNVKQAIVDGDERGTELIFRSLHNTARVASNVVSREVVEILKGGGQFEDVKDLVAGVRGRKVFDDGDIDAGIWTVGTVMGLIDDIPTVGELISRIVTEAEQLITNRLIDMVTVPSSEELSA, translated from the coding sequence ATGACACTCATGACGAAGTTCACCGAGGTATTCGGTGTGGAGCACCCAATCGCCCAGGGCGGTATGCAGTGGGTGGGCCGCGCGGAACTTGTTGCGGCCGTGGCCAATGCGGGCGGGCTCGGGTTCATCACCGCGCTCACTCAGCCGACGCCGGCGGACCTGAGCCGGGAGATCCAGAAGACCCGCGAGCTCACCGACAAGCCGTTCGGGGTGAACCTGACGATTCTGCCGGCGATCAACCCGCCGCCGTATGACGAGTACCGCCAGGTCATCGTCAACGAGGGCATCAAGATCGTCGAGACGGCCGGCTCCAACCCGGCCCCGCACCTGCCGATGTTCCATGACAACGGCATCAAGGTGCTGCACAAGTGCACCTCGGTGCGGCACGCGGTCAAGGCGCAGAGCCTGGGCGTGGACGGCATCAGCATCGATGGTTTCGAGTGCGCGGGACATCCGGGTGAGGACGACGTCCCGGGTCTGGTGCTGATCCCGGCCGCCGCCAAGCACATCGAGATTCCGATGATCGCCTCCGGCGGTTTCGGCGATGCTCGCGGTCTGGTGGCCGCGCTGGCGCTGGGCGCCGACGGCATCAACATGGGCACCCGGTTCATGGCGACGGTCGAGTCGTGCATTCACGACAACGTGAAGCAGGCGATCGTCGACGGCGATGAGCGCGGTACCGAGCTGATCTTCCGCAGCCTGCACAACACCGCCCGGGTGGCCTCCAACGTCGTCTCGCGCGAGGTCGTGGAGATCCTCAAGGGCGGCGGCCAATTCGAGGACGTCAAGGATCTGGTGGCCGGCGTGCGCGGCCGCAAGGTGTTCGACGATGGTGATATCGACGCCGGTATCTGGACCGTGGGAACGGTGATGGGCCTGATCGACGACATCCCGACCGTGGGTGAGCTGATCAGCCGGATCGTCACCGAAGCCGAGCAGCTGATCACGAACAGGCTGATCGACATGGTCACGGTGCCCAGCAGCGAGGAACTGTCGGCTTAG
- a CDS encoding class I SAM-dependent methyltransferase has translation MVGETFDNPFFARLWTVLSAHESRAMRELRRANLLDLSGRVLEVGAGTGSNFAFYPESVTEVVALEPETRLAPLATAAAAAAPVPVTLIESTIEAMPATEPFDAVVCSLVLCSVADPDAVLRQLNAVLKPGGQLRYFEHIAVPGWRGGLQRLADATIWPRFTGNCHTHRETERSIAGAGFVIDTARREAMLPTWVPLPAQEVALGRASKSVGE, from the coding sequence ATGGTCGGAGAGACGTTTGACAATCCCTTCTTCGCCCGCCTCTGGACGGTGCTCTCCGCACACGAGTCACGGGCCATGCGCGAGCTGCGCCGGGCCAATCTCTTAGACCTTTCGGGACGGGTCCTGGAGGTCGGCGCGGGCACTGGAAGTAACTTCGCGTTCTACCCCGAATCAGTGACCGAGGTCGTCGCGCTCGAGCCCGAGACCCGGTTGGCACCGCTGGCCACAGCGGCCGCCGCGGCGGCGCCGGTTCCGGTCACGCTGATCGAGTCGACGATCGAGGCCATGCCCGCCACCGAACCCTTCGACGCGGTGGTCTGCTCGCTGGTCCTGTGCTCGGTGGCTGACCCGGACGCGGTGCTGCGTCAGCTCAACGCCGTCCTGAAACCGGGCGGGCAGCTGCGCTACTTCGAGCACATCGCCGTCCCCGGCTGGCGGGGCGGGTTGCAGCGGCTGGCCGACGCCACGATTTGGCCGCGGTTCACCGGGAACTGCCACACGCACCGCGAGACCGAGCGCTCGATCGCCGGCGCCGGGTTCGTCATCGACACCGCGCGCCGCGAGGCCATGCTGCCGACGTGGGTGCCGCTGCCCGCCCAAGAGGTCGCGCTGGGCCGGGCGTCGAAGTCAGTTGGCGAGTAG
- a CDS encoding SIR2 family NAD-dependent protein deacylase — MRIAVLSGAGISAESGVPTFRDDKTGLWAKYDPYELSSTDGWQSHPERVWAWYLWRHHLVERVQPNDGHRAVAAWQDYADVTVITQNVDNLHERAGSTTVHHLHGSLFEFWCDTCGSRFHGPLPDMPEPELEKMPPQCDICGGLIRPGIVWFGEQLPDEPWQAAVEAAATADVLVVVGTSAVVYPAAGLPEVALAQGVIVVEVNPEQTPLSGTATLSIRESASTALPRLLPQLPELLAN; from the coding sequence GTGCGAATTGCGGTGCTGAGCGGGGCGGGGATATCCGCCGAGAGCGGTGTGCCGACGTTTCGCGACGACAAAACCGGGTTGTGGGCCAAGTACGACCCCTATGAACTGTCCAGCACCGACGGCTGGCAAAGCCACCCCGAACGAGTGTGGGCCTGGTACCTGTGGCGACACCATTTGGTCGAGCGTGTGCAACCAAATGATGGTCACCGCGCGGTCGCGGCCTGGCAGGACTACGCCGACGTCACCGTGATCACGCAGAACGTCGACAATCTGCACGAGCGGGCCGGTAGCACGACGGTGCATCACCTGCACGGCAGCCTCTTCGAATTCTGGTGTGACACCTGCGGATCTCGCTTCCACGGCCCGCTGCCGGACATGCCCGAGCCGGAACTGGAGAAGATGCCACCGCAGTGCGATATCTGCGGCGGGCTGATCCGCCCGGGCATCGTCTGGTTCGGTGAGCAGCTGCCCGACGAGCCGTGGCAGGCTGCCGTGGAGGCAGCGGCCACCGCCGACGTTCTCGTCGTGGTCGGCACCTCGGCGGTCGTCTATCCCGCGGCCGGTCTGCCTGAGGTCGCGCTCGCCCAGGGCGTGATCGTCGTGGAGGTCAACCCCGAACAGACCCCGCTGTCGGGCACCGCGACCCTGTCGATCCGGGAGTCGGCGAGCACCGCGCTGCCGCGGCTACTGCCGCAGCTGCCCGAGCTACTCGCCAACTGA
- a CDS encoding GntR family transcriptional regulator, with translation MSELGLGLRIDAGGGRPLFDQLRTRVIEGIREGRLPPGTRLPTVRELAGQLGLAVNTVARAYRELETAGIVETRGRFGTFVARADPADAAMAAAANAYVEAVRALGLGKHEALRYLDSAFG, from the coding sequence GTGTCGGAGTTGGGGCTTGGACTGCGCATCGACGCAGGGGGCGGGCGTCCACTATTTGATCAGCTCAGAACGCGGGTCATCGAGGGGATCCGGGAGGGGCGGTTGCCGCCGGGCACCAGGTTGCCGACGGTACGTGAGCTGGCCGGTCAGCTGGGGTTGGCCGTGAACACCGTGGCGCGCGCGTACCGCGAGCTGGAGACAGCGGGGATCGTCGAAACCCGGGGGAGATTCGGGACGTTCGTGGCGCGAGCCGATCCGGCCGATGCGGCGATGGCCGCCGCGGCCAATGCGTACGTGGAGGCCGTCCGCGCGCTCGGGCTGGGCAAGCACGAGGCGCTGCGGTATCTGGACTCGGCGTTCGGCTGA
- a CDS encoding class I SAM-dependent methyltransferase encodes MSSHKIDASELGGVSETALMTLNGRAHQAGLPGAILHDPMALKLVDSIEFDFDKFGRKGQEMALRSLAVDACAIEYLTKHPRATVVALAEGFQTSFWRLTEAVPDPQFRWLSVDLVPVIALRERLLPSSPRITALGQSALDYSWMDHVDAADGVFITAEGLLMYLQPAEAMDLIVQCAKRFPGGQMFFDLPPVFVKKLAPKGMKSSRHYRVPPMPFSLSTIQLADLVNTVPGIKAVHDIPMPKGRGFFFKTIWPAIWHFGPTKRFRGAYTLLEFG; translated from the coding sequence ATGAGCAGCCATAAGATCGACGCCAGTGAGTTGGGCGGCGTTTCTGAAACCGCGTTGATGACGCTCAACGGTCGCGCCCATCAGGCCGGGCTGCCGGGCGCGATCCTGCACGACCCGATGGCCCTCAAGCTCGTCGACTCCATCGAGTTCGATTTCGACAAGTTCGGCCGCAAGGGACAGGAGATGGCATTGCGTTCGCTGGCCGTCGATGCCTGCGCGATCGAATATCTGACGAAGCATCCGAGGGCCACCGTCGTCGCGCTGGCCGAAGGATTCCAGACCAGCTTCTGGCGGTTGACCGAGGCCGTGCCCGACCCGCAGTTTCGCTGGCTGTCGGTGGATCTGGTGCCGGTGATCGCGCTGCGCGAGCGACTCCTGCCATCGTCACCGCGGATCACGGCACTGGGACAGTCTGCACTGGACTACAGCTGGATGGACCACGTCGACGCAGCAGACGGTGTGTTCATCACCGCCGAGGGCCTGCTGATGTACCTGCAGCCCGCCGAGGCGATGGACCTTATCGTGCAGTGCGCCAAGCGTTTTCCCGGTGGTCAGATGTTCTTCGACCTGCCGCCGGTGTTCGTCAAGAAACTCGCCCCGAAGGGGATGAAGTCATCGAGGCACTACCGGGTCCCGCCGATGCCATTCAGCCTGAGCACCATCCAGCTGGCCGATCTGGTCAATACTGTGCCGGGAATCAAAGCGGTGCACGATATTCCGATGCCGAAGGGCCGCGGCTTCTTCTTCAAGACAATATGGCCGGCCATATGGCACTTCGGCCCGACCAAGCGTTTCCGCGGGGCCTACACCCTGCTGGAATTCGGCTAG
- a CDS encoding DUF1697 domain-containing protein: protein MTRYAAFLRGVNIGGVNMKMADVTAALTDAGFTDVTTILASGDVLLDSGATATKVRAKAEAALRDTFGYDAWVLVYDLRTVSAVAEAYPFDPEVDGYQSWMTFISDPTVLDELAALADDAGPDEKIARGEGVLYWQVPKNSTLDSTIGKTMGKKRDKSSTTTRNLRTLAKVVK, encoded by the coding sequence ATGACCCGCTATGCGGCTTTCTTGCGTGGTGTGAATATCGGCGGCGTGAACATGAAGATGGCCGACGTCACCGCGGCGCTGACCGATGCCGGATTCACCGACGTCACGACAATCCTCGCCAGCGGCGACGTTTTGCTCGACAGCGGCGCCACGGCGACCAAGGTCCGCGCGAAAGCCGAAGCCGCACTGCGGGATACGTTTGGTTACGACGCCTGGGTACTGGTCTATGACCTCAGGACCGTCAGCGCCGTCGCCGAGGCATACCCCTTCGACCCGGAGGTCGACGGTTATCAGTCTTGGATGACGTTCATCAGCGATCCCACCGTGCTCGACGAACTCGCCGCCCTGGCCGACGACGCCGGACCCGACGAGAAGATCGCCCGCGGCGAGGGCGTCCTTTACTGGCAGGTGCCCAAGAATTCCACCCTGGACTCGACCATCGGCAAAACGATGGGCAAGAAGCGCGACAAGTCGTCGACCACCACGCGCAACCTACGCACCCTGGCAAAGGTAGTGAAATGA
- a CDS encoding PPOX class F420-dependent oxidoreductase produces MTRHAFDDKLLAVIAGNKLGVLATIKRDGRPQLSNVTYHFDPRNLVVEVSITEPRAKTRNLRRDPRASLLVSSDDGWSYAVAEGNSILTLPAAAPHDDTVEGLVALYRNVAGEHPDWDDYRRAMVDDRRVLLTMPISHVYGMPPGIR; encoded by the coding sequence ATGACCCGTCACGCGTTCGACGACAAGCTGCTGGCGGTGATCGCGGGCAACAAACTCGGTGTGTTGGCGACCATCAAACGGGACGGTCGTCCGCAGTTGTCCAACGTGACGTATCACTTCGACCCGCGCAATCTCGTCGTTGAGGTGTCGATCACCGAACCGCGGGCCAAGACCCGTAACCTGCGGCGCGACCCACGGGCATCGCTTCTGGTGTCCTCCGACGACGGCTGGTCGTACGCCGTTGCCGAGGGGAACTCCATCCTCACCCTGCCGGCGGCGGCACCGCACGACGACACCGTGGAGGGGCTCGTCGCGCTTTATCGCAACGTCGCCGGTGAACATCCCGATTGGGACGACTACCGCCGCGCCATGGTCGACGACCGCCGGGTGCTGCTCACGATGCCGATCTCCCATGTTTATGGAATGCCGCCGGGCATCCGCTGA
- a CDS encoding DUF5302 domain-containing protein, translating to MAESESDPQDDTKQKFREALERKKAKSAGGSAHTDRGAKQARSHGAVENRREFRRKSG from the coding sequence ATGGCCGAATCAGAGTCCGATCCGCAGGACGACACCAAGCAAAAGTTCCGCGAGGCGCTGGAGCGTAAGAAGGCGAAATCGGCGGGCGGCTCCGCGCACACGGACCGCGGTGCCAAACAAGCCCGTTCGCACGGGGCCGTGGAGAATCGCCGGGAGTTCCGCCGCAAGAGCGGCTAA